The Stenotrophomonas rhizophila genome has a window encoding:
- a CDS encoding SDR family oxidoreductase produces the protein MTILVTGATGTIGRQVVQHLTQRGANVRALVRTPATANLPATVELVQGDLLDVDALRQALKGVSTLFLLNAVVADEFTQALITLNVAREAGVKRVVYLSVIHSDRYVNVPHFAGKFGVERMIEQMGFSATILRPAYFIDNDLTIKDVVQGYGVYPMPIGSKGLAMIDTRDIAEIAAIELLNREQAPDNRALTRLNLVGPEALTGEQVAAIWSDVLDRPIAYGGDDTAAFEQNLRQFMPAWMAYDMRQMAERFISDGMLPGAGDVERLMQLLGRPLRTYGAFAAEHASAG, from the coding sequence ATGACCATTCTTGTTACCGGCGCCACTGGCACCATCGGCCGTCAGGTCGTCCAGCACCTCACCCAGCGCGGCGCAAACGTTCGGGCACTGGTCCGCACCCCCGCCACCGCCAACCTGCCCGCCACCGTGGAGCTGGTGCAGGGCGACCTGCTGGACGTGGATGCCCTCCGCCAAGCGCTGAAGGGCGTCTCCACGCTGTTCCTGCTCAACGCCGTGGTCGCCGACGAATTCACCCAGGCACTCATCACCCTCAACGTCGCCCGCGAGGCTGGGGTGAAGCGCGTGGTGTACCTGTCGGTGATCCACAGCGACCGCTACGTCAACGTGCCGCACTTCGCCGGCAAGTTCGGCGTTGAGCGCATGATCGAGCAGATGGGCTTCAGCGCCACGATCCTGCGCCCGGCCTATTTCATCGATAACGACCTCACTATCAAGGACGTGGTGCAGGGCTACGGTGTGTACCCCATGCCGATCGGCAGCAAGGGGCTGGCGATGATCGACACCCGCGACATCGCCGAGATCGCCGCCATCGAACTGCTCAACCGCGAACAGGCGCCGGACAACCGCGCGCTGACCCGACTCAACCTGGTGGGCCCGGAAGCACTCACCGGAGAACAGGTGGCCGCCATCTGGAGCGATGTGCTGGATCGCCCGATCGCCTACGGCGGTGATGACACGGCCGCCTTCGAGCAGAACCTGCGCCAGTTCATGCCGGCGTGGATGGCCTACGACATGCGACAGATGGCCGAGCGTTTCATCAGCGACGGCATGCTGCCGGGCGCGGGTGACGTGGAGCGGTTGATGCAGTTGCTGGGTCGGCCGCTGCGTACGTACGGCGCGTTTGCGGCGGAGCATGCGTCAGCGGGCTGA
- a CDS encoding TetR/AcrR family transcriptional regulator → MDKPTTDTRLKILDTAEALIYQNGIHATGMDLLVKTSGVARKSIYRHFENKDQVAAAALNARDVRWLNWFRQECDKTGSPEARILGMFTVLKGWFESEGYRGCAFINTAGEVGDSHDPIRRIAKHHKQKLLDYTLELTGQLNIAQPAVLARQLLVLMEGAITVSRVMGDYDAADTARDVAQLLLKQATR, encoded by the coding sequence ATGGATAAGCCAACGACCGACACCCGACTGAAGATTCTGGACACAGCGGAGGCGCTGATTTACCAGAACGGAATACATGCCACCGGCATGGATCTGCTGGTGAAGACCTCAGGCGTTGCGCGCAAGAGCATTTACCGACACTTTGAAAACAAGGACCAGGTTGCCGCAGCCGCGTTGAACGCGCGGGACGTGCGCTGGCTCAATTGGTTCAGGCAGGAATGCGACAAGACCGGCAGCCCGGAAGCGCGCATCCTGGGCATGTTCACGGTGCTCAAAGGCTGGTTCGAGTCCGAGGGCTATCGCGGCTGTGCCTTCATCAACACGGCAGGCGAGGTCGGCGATTCCCACGACCCGATCCGCAGGATCGCCAAGCACCACAAACAGAAACTGCTCGATTACACGCTGGAGCTCACCGGGCAACTGAACATCGCGCAGCCGGCCGTTCTGGCGCGGCAGTTGCTGGTTCTGATGGAAGGCGCCATCACCGTATCGCGCGTGATGGGTGACTACGACGCCGCAGACACCGCAAGGGATGTTGCGCAGTTGTTGTTGAAGCAAGCCACGCGCTAA
- a CDS encoding DUF1348 family protein translates to MSAEAPRPPLPPFTLESAIQKVRLAEDGWNSRDADKVALAYSLDTQWRNRAEFTNGREEARQFLARKWKKELEYRLIKELWAFTGNRIAVRYAYEWRDDSGNWFRSYGNENWEFGADGLMERRFSCINDMPIKDSERKFHWPLGRRPDDHPGLSDLGM, encoded by the coding sequence GTGTCCGCAGAAGCACCCCGTCCCCCCCTTCCCCCGTTCACTCTCGAATCGGCGATCCAGAAGGTTCGCTTGGCAGAAGATGGCTGGAATTCCCGCGATGCCGACAAAGTGGCGCTTGCCTATTCGCTCGACACCCAGTGGCGAAACCGCGCCGAGTTCACCAACGGCCGCGAGGAAGCCCGGCAGTTTCTTGCCCGAAAGTGGAAGAAAGAGCTTGAGTACCGGCTGATCAAGGAGTTGTGGGCATTCACCGGCAACCGCATTGCCGTGCGCTACGCCTATGAATGGCGCGACGACTCTGGAAACTGGTTCCGCTCCTATGGAAACGAGAACTGGGAATTCGGCGCGGATGGTCTGATGGAGCGCCGCTTCTCGTGCATCAACGACATGCCCATCAAGGACAGCGAACGCAAGTTCCACTGGCCACTGGGGCGCCGCCCGGATGATCACCCGGGGCTGTCCGACCTGGGCATGTAA
- a CDS encoding RidA family protein has product MSTSNRKTASFGVPWESAYGYVQAVRVNNSIFVSGQLSHTPEGQLVAPAALGADGKPANFDTMEAQMKRTYENAKALLAELGGSLADVVEETLFVIDVPAAFAASGKVRPAVYGQPVPQVASNLIGVSALAFPEQLIEIAFRAEVQS; this is encoded by the coding sequence ATGAGCACCTCCAACCGCAAGACGGCCAGCTTCGGCGTGCCGTGGGAATCGGCTTACGGTTACGTGCAGGCCGTGCGCGTGAACAATTCGATCTTCGTGTCGGGCCAGCTCTCACACACGCCGGAGGGGCAGCTGGTAGCCCCGGCAGCTCTGGGTGCTGACGGAAAGCCTGCCAACTTCGACACCATGGAGGCGCAAATGAAGCGCACCTATGAGAACGCCAAAGCCTTGTTGGCCGAGCTGGGCGGATCGCTGGCGGATGTGGTGGAGGAAACTCTTTTTGTAATCGATGTGCCGGCCGCGTTCGCCGCCAGCGGCAAGGTCAGGCCCGCCGTCTATGGCCAGCCGGTTCCCCAGGTGGCCAGCAATCTCATCGGGGTTTCCGCGCTCGCCTTCCCCGAACAGTTGATCGAGATCGCGTTCCGCGCTGAAGTGCAGTCGTAG
- the bdcA gene encoding SDR family oxidoreductase, producing MAFENKKVLVLGGSRGIGAAIVRRFVADGASVTFTYSGSPDAAHALAAETGATAEKTDSADRDAVIARVRDTGPLDVLVVNSGIAIFGDALEQDPDAVDRLLRINVHAPYHASVEAARTMGDGGRIIVIGSVNGDRMPVPGMASYAVSKSALQGLARGLARDFGPRGITINIVQPGPIDTDANPEDGPMKDLMHSFMAIKRHGRPEEVAGMVAWLAGPEASFVTGAMHTIDGAFGA from the coding sequence ATGGCTTTTGAGAACAAGAAGGTGCTGGTACTCGGCGGCAGCCGAGGCATTGGCGCGGCGATCGTGCGCCGCTTCGTGGCGGACGGGGCGTCGGTGACCTTCACCTACAGCGGGTCCCCCGATGCGGCGCATGCGCTGGCCGCGGAAACCGGGGCGACGGCCGAGAAGACCGACAGCGCGGACCGTGACGCGGTGATCGCACGCGTCCGCGACACCGGTCCGCTGGACGTACTGGTAGTGAACTCGGGCATCGCGATCTTCGGCGATGCGTTGGAGCAGGACCCCGACGCCGTGGATCGTCTGCTGCGCATCAACGTGCACGCGCCCTACCACGCCTCCGTCGAGGCGGCGCGCACGATGGGCGACGGCGGCCGCATCATCGTGATCGGCTCGGTGAACGGCGACAGGATGCCGGTGCCGGGCATGGCGTCCTACGCGGTGAGCAAGTCCGCGTTGCAGGGGCTGGCACGCGGCCTGGCACGCGACTTCGGGCCGCGCGGCATCACGATCAACATTGTTCAGCCCGGCCCCATCGATACGGATGCCAATCCCGAGGATGGCCCCATGAAGGATCTGATGCACAGCTTCATGGCGATCAAGCGTCATGGTCGCCCGGAGGAAGTGGCGGGCATGGTGGCCTGGCTGGCCGGGCCGGAGGCAAGCTTCGTGACTGGCGCCATGCATACGATTGATGGTGCGTTTGGGGCTTGA
- a CDS encoding TetR/AcrR family transcriptional regulator, whose translation MVDTKQPRPRGRPRAFDPDAAVATAQQLFHERSYDDVSVADITGTLGINPPSFYAAFGSKAQLFGKVLDRYACDGAIPLQQLLDPARPVIECLAAVLEEAACRYAGKSGASGCMVIEGVQSIDEDAKRAAMVFLVGAEAAIRDFVAARHPEAADRVMDYMTTVMMGLSTNARRGHDHARLLESARLAVGGLERAMAGPG comes from the coding sequence GTGGTCGATACAAAACAACCTCGACCCCGCGGTCGGCCCCGGGCGTTCGACCCCGACGCTGCCGTGGCCACCGCGCAGCAGCTGTTCCATGAGCGCAGCTATGACGACGTCAGCGTGGCGGACATCACCGGCACCTTGGGGATCAATCCGCCCAGCTTCTATGCCGCCTTCGGCAGCAAGGCGCAGCTCTTTGGCAAGGTGCTGGACCGGTATGCATGTGACGGGGCGATCCCGCTGCAGCAACTGCTGGATCCGGCCCGGCCCGTCATCGAGTGCCTGGCTGCCGTGCTTGAGGAAGCCGCCTGCCGCTACGCCGGCAAGTCGGGCGCGTCCGGGTGCATGGTCATTGAAGGGGTGCAGTCCATCGATGAGGACGCCAAGCGGGCGGCCATGGTGTTCCTGGTCGGCGCTGAAGCGGCGATCCGTGACTTCGTAGCGGCGCGCCACCCGGAAGCCGCCGACCGGGTGATGGACTACATGACCACCGTGATGATGGGGCTGTCCACTAATGCGCGCCGAGGGCATGACCATGCCCGGCTGCTGGAGTCCGCGCGGCTGGCGGTTGGGGGGTTGGAGCGGGCGATGGCCGGCCCCGGGTAG
- a CDS encoding autotransporter-associated beta strand repeat-containing protein produces the protein MNKVFKVVWSKAVGQWVVTSEFGTAASGRTRRTANRLTTGPLAALSLMTALALYGPSAMAAVDITNIGFETGTLSGWTYSKTGTQGSTSYGSTGVGAAVVTGMTDFEADNGTHSWTVTPFGNNMASLQAGAGSDSFTTAATALGLDAASRALVASTMAGSPTNASWLYQDLTLAAGDYFSMAWQYVSTDYEPFNDASLTSLINLGDASVFATVNNQNAQYALLGATNLGTGSYSTGSYGATGWQVATYQVSTAGTYRLGFMSLNLQDTQLSPVLFVDQAPGLTFDKGVPFGPVAPNPGSGAPTTPTTPTTPTGPIVIDGPKGTDELGNEDEASFEGGTLVVDKDTNVNVDFKIDDKPGTIDQNGHDSTFTGKIDDATNGVPGSLIVKNSGNGGSVTLTNTNGYTGTTEVDENATLALSGNGSIDKSKKLVIDGTLDVTQAAPVVNIISLDGKGEVALGNNTLSITDANDEFEGTIGGQGDVAIKGGTQVLSGTNTYAGGTSVSNNAVLQVSGDENLGDAAGKLTLDGGTLHTTGDVNSARDVVLAGNGTFDTDTNTTLTNSGDVSGTGGLIKNGEGGLELTGTVSHSGGTTVNEGELTLSGQNTYTGGTTLNGGVLNVSSDGNLGDAAGGVTFNGGTLHTTGDVLSDRDVVLAGNGTFDTDANTTLTNSGDVSGTGGLIKNGEGGLELTGTVSHSGGTTVNEGELTLSGQNTYTGGTTLNGGVLNVSSDGNLGDAAGGLTFNGGTLHTTGDVNGARDVVLAGDATFNTDSNTTLTNSGDVSGMGGLIKNGEGGLDLTGTVSHSGGTTVNEGELTLSGQNTYTGGTTLNGGVLNISSDGNLGDATGGLTFNGGTLHTTGDVDSDRDVVLAGDGTFNTDSNTTLTNSGDVSGTGGLIKNGEGGLDLTGTVSHSGGTTVNEGELTLSGQNTYTGGTTLNGGVLNISSDGNLGDATGGLTFNGGTLQASSSMTTGRSMVLDSVGALRSAEGSTLTVNGPISGGGTLVADGQGTLVLGAANTHAGGTLISGGTVVLAHAGGLGSGTVAINDATLRTTVDTQVTQPLLVMGEATLDVASGTTTQLTGMLDGSRSTGCFIKSGAGRLNMAGTAVLANGTCVNEGTLSANGVLMSNVQVERDGTVRGTGTIAGNMRVDGTLAPGNSPGTLAVTGTVTLTDDATLQIDIDGYGTGAGAGNYSRLLVSGAAGRFVANGTLQPLLRGISGNAGNTFTPKVGDMFRIVSGEGGVTGTFDRILQPTEGLAASTRFQVYYTTGFDIDLYVTPTAYSADLVGKVNGNGLATAAALDALVEASDAGTTTAEQTDLLRAVWQQDAVALPVLVTALTGESHAKLAGLAQSNATALADDVTGRLGQGVLLDASITRIDQLLWANIGYGDLSVDADASADRFDARQRRATAGIDVYRSSNVAWGAGLGRTTSELERSPLDNTLDSNAFFAYGAARAGAVVLDGMLSYSADRWESQRPDALGADGPLSGKASGTTRMASAGVSLPFTAAGLSWQPSLRGNWQKVERNAYREGGDSLAALDVARLQAEGSRATLGLSVGSLRNDPLAARGTWQFGLQAGINHGQARQATVTTTLAGERVDLSAAEAGKAFGRAQLQGTVRLGASSYLYGGVSTEQGSGVENNSVNAGIRIAL, from the coding sequence ATGAACAAAGTATTCAAGGTGGTATGGAGCAAGGCCGTGGGTCAGTGGGTTGTGACCTCCGAATTCGGCACGGCCGCATCTGGCCGCACCCGCCGCACGGCCAACCGCTTGACCACCGGCCCCCTGGCGGCCCTGAGCCTGATGACCGCGCTGGCGCTGTACGGTCCCTCCGCGATGGCGGCGGTGGACATCACCAACATCGGGTTTGAAACCGGCACGCTGAGCGGCTGGACGTATTCCAAGACCGGCACCCAAGGCTCTACCAGCTATGGCAGCACCGGTGTCGGCGCTGCGGTGGTCACCGGCATGACCGATTTCGAGGCCGACAACGGCACCCATAGCTGGACGGTGACGCCCTTCGGCAACAACATGGCCTCATTGCAGGCCGGCGCCGGTTCGGACTCGTTCACCACGGCTGCAACCGCACTTGGGCTGGACGCTGCAAGCCGTGCGCTGGTTGCAAGCACGATGGCCGGCTCGCCCACGAATGCATCGTGGCTGTACCAGGACCTGACCCTTGCTGCAGGCGACTACTTCAGCATGGCGTGGCAGTACGTCTCGACCGACTACGAGCCGTTCAACGATGCCTCGCTGACCTCGCTGATCAACCTCGGCGACGCCTCGGTGTTCGCAACGGTGAACAACCAGAACGCGCAGTACGCACTGCTGGGTGCCACCAACCTTGGCACGGGCAGCTACTCCACCGGGAGTTATGGTGCAACCGGCTGGCAGGTCGCAACGTACCAGGTCAGCACGGCTGGCACGTACCGCCTGGGGTTCATGTCATTGAATCTGCAGGACACGCAGCTGAGCCCCGTGCTGTTCGTCGACCAGGCGCCGGGCCTGACCTTCGACAAGGGCGTGCCCTTCGGTCCGGTCGCACCCAATCCGGGCAGCGGCGCGCCGACCACGCCGACGACCCCGACGACCCCGACCGGCCCAATCGTCATCGATGGTCCCAAGGGCACCGATGAGCTGGGCAACGAAGACGAGGCCTCGTTCGAGGGCGGTACGCTGGTGGTCGACAAGGACACCAACGTGAATGTCGACTTCAAGATCGACGACAAGCCCGGCACCATCGATCAGAACGGCCACGACTCGACGTTCACCGGCAAGATCGACGACGCCACCAATGGCGTTCCAGGCTCGCTGATCGTCAAGAACAGCGGCAACGGCGGTTCGGTCACGCTGACCAACACCAACGGCTACACCGGTACCACCGAGGTCGACGAGAACGCCACGCTGGCATTGTCCGGCAATGGTTCGATCGACAAGTCGAAGAAGCTCGTGATCGACGGGACGCTGGACGTGACCCAGGCTGCTCCGGTCGTGAACATCATCTCGCTGGACGGCAAGGGTGAAGTGGCGCTGGGCAACAACACGCTGTCCATCACCGATGCCAACGACGAGTTCGAAGGCACCATCGGCGGGCAGGGCGACGTGGCCATCAAGGGCGGCACGCAGGTGCTCTCGGGCACGAACACCTACGCTGGTGGCACCTCTGTCAGCAACAATGCCGTGCTGCAGGTAAGCGGTGATGAGAACCTGGGCGACGCCGCAGGCAAGCTCACGCTTGATGGCGGCACGCTGCACACCACCGGCGACGTCAACAGCGCTCGTGACGTCGTCCTTGCGGGTAATGGCACGTTTGATACCGACACCAACACCACGCTGACCAACAGCGGCGATGTGTCCGGTACGGGCGGCCTGATCAAGAACGGCGAAGGCGGCCTGGAGCTGACCGGTACGGTGAGCCACAGCGGTGGCACCACCGTCAACGAAGGCGAGCTGACCCTGTCGGGCCAGAACACCTACACCGGGGGCACCACGCTCAACGGCGGAGTGCTCAACGTCAGCAGCGACGGCAACCTCGGCGATGCTGCAGGCGGCGTGACCTTCAACGGCGGCACGTTGCACACCACGGGTGATGTGCTCAGTGATCGTGACGTGGTCCTTGCGGGTAATGGCACGTTCGATACCGACGCCAACACCACGCTGACCAACAGCGGCGATGTGTCCGGTACCGGTGGCCTGATCAAGAATGGCGAAGGCGGCCTGGAGCTGACCGGTACGGTGAGCCACAGCGGTGGCACCACCGTCAACGAAGGCGAGCTGACCCTGTCGGGCCAGAACACCTACACCGGTGGCACCACGCTCAACGGCGGCGTGCTCAACGTCAGCAGCGACGGCAACCTCGGCGATGCCGCAGGCGGCCTGACCTTCAATGGCGGCACGCTGCACACCACCGGCGACGTCAACGGCGCTCGCGACGTGGTTCTTGCGGGCGACGCCACCTTCAACACCGACAGCAACACCACGCTGACCAACAGCGGCGATGTGTCCGGTATGGGCGGCCTGATCAAGAACGGCGAAGGCGGCCTGGACCTGACCGGTACGGTGAGCCACAGCGGCGGCACCACCGTCAACGAAGGCGAGCTGACCCTCTCGGGCCAGAACACCTACACCGGCGGCACCACGCTCAACGGTGGCGTGCTCAACATCAGCAGCGATGGCAACCTGGGCGATGCAACGGGTGGCCTTACCTTCAACGGCGGCACCCTGCACACCACCGGCGACGTCGACAGTGATCGCGACGTGGTTCTTGCGGGCGACGGCACCTTCAACACCGACAGCAACACCACGCTGACCAACAGCGGCGATGTGTCCGGTACGGGCGGCCTGATCAAGAACGGCGAAGGCGGCCTGGACCTGACCGGTACGGTGAGCCACAGCGGCGGCACGACCGTCAACGAGGGCGAACTGACCCTGTCGGGCCAGAACACCTACACCGGCGGCACCACGCTCAACGGCGGCGTTCTCAACATCAGCAGCGATGGCAACCTCGGCGATGCAACGGGCGGCCTGACCTTCAATGGCGGCACGCTGCAGGCATCCTCGTCGATGACCACCGGCCGATCGATGGTGCTGGACAGCGTGGGCGCGCTCCGCAGCGCTGAAGGCAGCACCCTGACGGTCAACGGCCCGATCAGCGGCGGCGGTACCCTGGTGGCGGACGGCCAGGGCACGCTGGTGCTTGGCGCGGCCAACACCCACGCAGGCGGCACGCTGATCAGTGGCGGCACGGTCGTACTGGCGCACGCAGGCGGCCTGGGTTCCGGCACCGTGGCGATCAATGACGCGACCCTGCGCACGACGGTCGACACCCAGGTGACGCAGCCGCTGCTGGTGATGGGCGAGGCTACTCTGGATGTGGCCTCGGGCACCACGACGCAGCTGACCGGCATGCTGGACGGTTCGCGCAGCACCGGCTGCTTCATCAAGAGTGGTGCGGGTCGCCTCAACATGGCAGGCACCGCAGTCCTGGCCAATGGCACGTGCGTCAACGAAGGCACCCTCAGTGCCAATGGCGTGCTGATGAGTAATGTGCAGGTGGAACGTGACGGCACGGTGCGTGGCACGGGCACCATCGCCGGCAACATGCGCGTCGATGGCACGCTGGCCCCGGGAAACTCGCCGGGCACGCTGGCAGTGACGGGTACGGTCACGCTGACTGACGACGCCACGCTGCAGATCGATATCGACGGGTACGGCACCGGCGCCGGAGCGGGCAACTACTCACGCCTGCTGGTTTCCGGCGCGGCCGGTCGCTTCGTCGCCAACGGCACCCTTCAGCCCCTGCTGCGCGGCATCAGTGGTAATGCGGGCAACACCTTCACCCCGAAGGTGGGCGACATGTTCCGCATCGTCAGTGGCGAGGGCGGCGTGACCGGCACCTTCGACAGGATCCTGCAGCCGACCGAGGGCCTGGCCGCCAGCACGCGTTTCCAGGTGTACTACACCACCGGTTTCGACATCGACCTGTACGTGACACCGACGGCCTACAGCGCTGACCTGGTGGGCAAGGTCAACGGCAACGGCTTGGCCACTGCGGCTGCACTTGACGCCTTGGTGGAAGCCAGCGACGCCGGCACCACCACCGCCGAGCAGACCGATCTGCTGCGCGCGGTATGGCAGCAGGATGCGGTGGCACTGCCGGTGCTGGTGACCGCCCTGACCGGCGAGAGCCACGCCAAGCTGGCCGGGCTGGCGCAGTCCAATGCGACCGCACTGGCCGACGACGTGACCGGTCGACTGGGCCAGGGTGTGCTGCTGGATGCATCCATCACGCGTATCGACCAGCTGCTGTGGGCCAACATCGGCTACGGGGATCTGTCGGTGGACGCGGATGCCAGCGCCGACCGCTTCGATGCCCGCCAGCGTCGTGCCACGGCCGGTATCGACGTGTACCGCTCCTCCAACGTGGCGTGGGGCGCCGGCCTGGGTCGCACGACGTCGGAACTGGAGCGCAGCCCCTTGGACAACACGCTCGACAGCAACGCGTTCTTTGCCTATGGCGCCGCCAGGGCAGGTGCGGTGGTGCTGGACGGCATGCTGTCTTACTCGGCCGATCGCTGGGAAAGCCAGCGTCCGGACGCCCTGGGTGCCGATGGTCCGCTGTCCGGCAAGGCCTCGGGTACCACCCGCATGGCCAGTGCCGGTGTCAGCCTGCCCTTCACCGCGGCAGGCCTGAGCTGGCAGCCCTCACTGCGCGGCAACTGGCAGAAGGTTGAGCGCAATGCCTACCGCGAAGGGGGTGACTCGCTGGCGGCGCTGGACGTTGCACGCCTCCAGGCGGAAGGTAGCCGCGCCACGCTCGGCCTGTCGGTCGGCTCGCTGCGGAACGATCCGCTGGCAGCGCGCGGGACCTGGCAGTTCGGTTTGCAGGCAGGCATCAACCACGGCCAGGCCCGCCAGGCCACGGTGACCACCACACTGGCCGGCGAGCGGGTGGACCTGTCCGCCGCCGAGGCGGGCAAGGCCTTCGGTCGTGCCCAGCTGCAGGGCACCGTGCGCCTGGGTGCGTCGAGCTACCTGTACGGTGGCGTCAGCACCGAGCAGGGGTCGGGCGTGGAGAACAACAGCGTCAACGCGGGTATCCGCATCGCGCTGTGA
- the pncA gene encoding bifunctional nicotinamidase/pyrazinamidase, giving the protein MTALHADVALLVIDLQPDFMPGGALACEEGDALVAPIADLLAERRYRTVVATQDWHPADHASFASQHPGKLPFETILLHAQPQTLWPNHCVQGSEGAVLHPGVDWTVADLILRKGTRREVDSYSAFRENHGPDGTRPATGLAGWLHERGIREVHVCGLARDYCVLWSAQDAVKAGFRVKLHWQLTRPVTEANDGMVREALAKAKIAVI; this is encoded by the coding sequence ATGACCGCCCTGCACGCCGATGTCGCCCTGCTGGTAATCGACCTGCAGCCGGACTTCATGCCCGGTGGCGCGTTGGCCTGCGAGGAAGGGGATGCGCTGGTAGCGCCGATTGCCGACCTGCTGGCAGAACGTCGCTACCGCACGGTGGTGGCAACCCAGGACTGGCACCCGGCCGACCACGCGTCGTTCGCCAGCCAGCATCCGGGCAAGCTCCCGTTCGAGACCATCCTGCTGCATGCGCAGCCGCAGACCTTGTGGCCGAACCACTGTGTGCAGGGCAGCGAGGGCGCCGTGCTGCACCCGGGCGTGGACTGGACCGTGGCCGACCTGATCCTGCGCAAGGGCACCCGCCGTGAGGTGGACTCCTATAGTGCATTCCGGGAGAACCATGGGCCTGACGGCACCCGCCCGGCCACCGGGCTGGCCGGATGGCTGCACGAGCGTGGCATCCGCGAGGTGCATGTGTGCGGGTTGGCGCGCGATTACTGCGTGCTGTGGAGTGCGCAGGACGCGGTGAAGGCGGGGTTCCGGGTGAAGCTCCACTGGCAGCTGACCCGGCCCGTGACGGAAGCCAACGACGGGATGGTGCGCGAGGCGCTGGCCAAGGCCAAGATCGCAGTGATCTAA
- a CDS encoding epoxyqueuosine reductase QueH, translating to MTDFIRPTLTLPGGHDKLLLHSCCAPCSGEVMEAITASGIDYTIFFYNPNIHPAREYELRKQENIRFAEQHGVPFIDADYDTDNWFARARGMENEPERGIRCTMCFDMRFVRTALYAHEHGFPVISSSLGISRWKDMNQINDCGHRAAAHYPGIQYWDYNWRKGGGAARMVEISKREQFYQQEYCGCVYSLRDANRHRRENNRERIKIGLLYYGQDNDAPQGD from the coding sequence ATGACCGATTTCATCCGCCCCACCCTCACCCTGCCCGGCGGCCACGACAAGCTGTTGCTGCATTCGTGCTGTGCGCCCTGCTCCGGCGAGGTCATGGAGGCCATCACCGCTTCCGGGATCGACTACACAATCTTCTTCTACAACCCCAACATCCACCCGGCACGCGAGTACGAGCTGCGCAAGCAGGAGAACATCCGCTTCGCCGAGCAGCATGGCGTGCCTTTCATCGACGCGGACTACGACACCGACAACTGGTTCGCCCGCGCCCGCGGCATGGAGAACGAACCCGAACGCGGCATCCGCTGCACCATGTGCTTCGACATGCGCTTCGTGCGCACCGCGCTGTACGCGCATGAGCATGGCTTTCCGGTGATCAGCAGCTCGCTGGGCATCTCGCGCTGGAAGGACATGAACCAGATCAACGACTGCGGCCACCGTGCGGCGGCCCATTACCCCGGTATCCAGTACTGGGATTACAACTGGCGTAAGGGCGGTGGCGCAGCGCGCATGGTGGAGATCAGCAAGCGCGAGCAGTTCTACCAGCAAGAGTACTGCGGCTGCGTGTACTCGCTGCGGGACGCCAACCGGCACCGCCGCGAGAACAACCGTGAGCGGATCAAGATCGGGCTGTTGTATTACGGCCAGGACAACGACGCGCCCCAGGGCGATTGA